The following coding sequences lie in one Mycobacterium gordonae genomic window:
- a CDS encoding DUF5642 family protein: protein MFKLVLALCSVCLLVGCSPGADHSRPAKGDIAKILDVKSSFGPEFKVTDVTPRAIDPQFFASRKLPDGLTFDPPNCAKAAVGPDMPAGVEGNMAAISAEGNGNRFVAIAVETSKALPLSDPGKDCAKVGFSGAQLRGAIEVVDAPQIDGVHTQAVHRVLQALVQGSPRTGELYDYSAQFGDYQVIVIANPLVVPGQPVAKVDTQRARDLLVKAVNAVRG, encoded by the coding sequence ATGTTCAAGCTGGTGCTCGCACTGTGTTCGGTGTGCCTGCTCGTCGGCTGCTCCCCGGGGGCGGACCACTCGAGGCCCGCCAAGGGCGACATCGCGAAGATCTTGGACGTGAAGTCGAGCTTCGGACCGGAATTCAAGGTCACCGACGTCACTCCCCGCGCGATCGACCCGCAGTTCTTCGCCTCCCGCAAGCTGCCCGACGGGCTCACCTTCGACCCGCCGAACTGCGCCAAAGCCGCCGTCGGGCCCGACATGCCGGCGGGCGTGGAAGGCAACATGGCGGCTATCTCCGCTGAGGGCAACGGCAATCGTTTCGTGGCGATCGCGGTAGAGACCTCCAAAGCGCTGCCCCTCAGTGACCCCGGCAAGGACTGTGCCAAAGTCGGGTTTTCCGGTGCTCAGCTGCGCGGCGCCATCGAGGTCGTCGATGCCCCGCAGATCGACGGCGTCCACACCCAGGCTGTGCACCGCGTGTTGCAGGCGTTGGTGCAGGGGTCGCCGCGGACCGGGGAGCTCTACGACTATTCCGCGCAATTCGGTGACTATCAGGTGATCGTCATCGCCAACCCGCTGGTGGTTCCCGGCCAGCCGGTGGCCAAGGTCGATACTCAGCGGGCGCGCGACCTGCTGGTCAAGGCGGTGAACGCGGTCCGCGGCTAG
- a CDS encoding DUF5642 family protein encodes MRPFWFGLLSALVPAACAASPAPTPSVTSSSPAAAPAPGGITPANIRRVGRELPPDYESSNIARASSPRVIWGLGDPTVANPPDCMALADPAAGRDQPAQGVSGSGSGGIVDAVVVATPVALARDVVAACAHWDLAAGRTQVSVGLIDAPPVDGAQTLGMVADIRAAAESGSEIDSRAYTFIAYLGGYYAFTTLTTDPGSMLPPLPAQFAADLLVKTVSTLRG; translated from the coding sequence ATGCGGCCGTTCTGGTTTGGCCTGCTGTCGGCCTTGGTGCCGGCAGCCTGCGCGGCATCGCCCGCGCCGACTCCCTCGGTGACCTCGTCCTCTCCGGCGGCTGCGCCGGCGCCGGGAGGCATCACCCCCGCCAACATCCGCCGCGTGGGTCGGGAGTTGCCGCCCGATTACGAGTCGTCCAACATCGCCCGTGCCTCCTCGCCCCGCGTCATCTGGGGCCTTGGCGACCCGACGGTGGCAAACCCGCCCGACTGCATGGCGCTGGCCGATCCGGCGGCCGGGCGCGATCAGCCCGCGCAGGGTGTCTCCGGCTCAGGGTCGGGCGGAATCGTCGACGCGGTCGTCGTGGCGACGCCGGTGGCACTGGCCCGCGACGTCGTGGCCGCCTGCGCGCACTGGGACCTGGCCGCCGGGCGCACCCAGGTGAGTGTGGGGCTCATCGACGCGCCGCCGGTGGACGGCGCGCAGACCCTTGGCATGGTTGCCGACATCCGCGCCGCCGCCGAGTCGGGCAGCGAAATCGATTCACGCGCATACACATTCATTGCCTACCTGGGTGGCTACTACGCGTTCACCACACTCACCACCGATCCCGGATCGATGTTGCCGCCGCTACCGGCGCAGTTCGCCGCAGATCTACTGGTCAAAACGGTCTCTACGTTGCGCGGCTGA
- a CDS encoding GNAT family N-acetyltransferase yields the protein MDGMAELGVVGAEELAGMDIFKGCPTEDLLPLASCLAPLQAPAGQMLMRQGEHAVSFLLINSGSAEVMHVGEDDTVIVEQLVPGMIVGEIALLRDIPRTATVTTLEPLTGWIGGKDALTQMVHIPGIMDRLVRTVRQRLAAFIAPIPVQMRDGSELMLRPVLPGDSERTVHGHVHFSSETIYRRFMSARVPSLAMMHYLAEVDYVDHFVWVMVDGSDPVADARFVRDEKDPTIAEIAFTVADAYQGRGIGTFLIGALAVAARVDGVERFSARMLSDNLPMRTIMDQHGAVWQREDIGVITTVIDVPRKPGFGRAMEEQIRKVARQVIEVVS from the coding sequence ATGGACGGGATGGCCGAATTGGGCGTCGTGGGGGCCGAAGAACTCGCGGGAATGGACATCTTCAAAGGTTGTCCAACCGAGGATCTGCTACCGCTGGCGTCCTGTCTTGCCCCGCTGCAGGCCCCGGCCGGGCAGATGCTGATGCGCCAGGGGGAGCACGCCGTCTCCTTCCTGCTGATCAACTCGGGCAGCGCCGAGGTGATGCACGTCGGCGAGGACGACACGGTGATCGTCGAACAGTTGGTGCCCGGCATGATCGTCGGGGAGATCGCGTTGCTCCGCGACATTCCGCGCACCGCGACGGTCACCACGCTCGAACCGCTGACCGGCTGGATCGGCGGCAAAGACGCCTTGACCCAGATGGTGCATATCCCCGGGATCATGGACCGGCTGGTCCGCACCGTCCGGCAGCGTCTGGCTGCTTTCATCGCACCGATCCCGGTTCAGATGCGCGACGGCAGCGAGCTGATGCTGCGTCCCGTCCTGCCCGGCGACAGCGAACGCACCGTGCACGGGCACGTCCACTTTTCCAGCGAGACGATCTACCGGCGCTTCATGTCCGCGCGGGTGCCCAGCCTGGCGATGATGCACTACCTGGCCGAGGTCGACTACGTCGACCACTTCGTGTGGGTCATGGTCGACGGCAGCGACCCGGTGGCCGACGCCCGTTTTGTCCGCGACGAGAAGGATCCGACGATCGCCGAGATCGCCTTCACGGTGGCCGACGCGTATCAGGGCCGAGGGATCGGAACGTTTCTGATCGGTGCGCTGGCCGTGGCCGCCCGGGTGGACGGTGTCGAAAGATTCTCTGCGCGAATGCTTTCCGACAACCTGCCGATGCGCACCATCATGGACCAGCACGGCGCGGTCTGGCAGCGCGAGGACATCGGCGTCATCACCACCGTCATCGATGTGCCGCGCAAGCCGGGTTTCGGGCGTGCCATGGAGGAACAGATCAGAAAGGTCGCCCGACAGGTGATCGAGGTGGTGAGTTGA